The sequence below is a genomic window from Cedecea neteri.
GTTCGCAGAAGTAGTCGAAGGGATGGACGTGGTTGAGAATATCAAAGCCGTTTCCACCGGCCGCAGCGGTATGCACCAGGATGTACCGAAAGAAGACGTTATTATCGAAAGCGTGACCGTCAGCGAATAATGTCGACGCTGTTTATTGCAGATTTACACCTCTGCCCAGAAGAACCGGCGATCGTCGCCGGTTTTCTGCGTTTCTTATCCGGTGAAGCCCGCCAGGCGGATGCGCTCTACATTCTTGGCGATCTGTTCGAAGCCTGGATTGGCGACGACGCCCCGGAGCCGCTCTACCAGCAAATCGCCGCGGCCATTAAAGCGGTGGTTGATACCGGCATTCCCTGCTATTTCATTCACGGCAACCGGGACTTTTTACTCGGCAAGCGCTACGCCAAAGCCAGCGGCATGACGCTGCTGCCGGAAGAAAAGCTCATCGATGTTTATGGCCGCAACATACTGATCATGCACGGCGACACGCTGTGTACCGACGACGAAGGCTATCAGGCGTTTCGCCGCAAGGTTCATCAGCCGTGGCTGCAGAAGCTCTACCTTGCCCTGCCGCTGTTTATTCGCCAGCGTATCGCCGACCGCATGCGCGCCGACAGCCAGGCGGCGAATAATATGAAGTCGCTGGAGATCATGGATGTGAACCCGCAGGCGGTGGTCGACACCCTCACCCGCCACAATGTTCAATGGCTGATTCACGGGCATACCCATCGCCCGGCGATTCACGAACTTGAGGCTAACGGGCAACCCGCTTTCCGCTGCGTGTTAGGCGCGTGGCATAGAGAAGGGTCGATGATCAAAGTCACGCCGGAAAACGTCGAGCTGATTCATTTTCCTTTCTGACCTAAAAGCCCACTTTTTTGCCGATTCGTTAACCACGCAACCGTTTTCCTTGCCGGAAGTTCGTGCTATTCTCTGAGCCCTTCTGATACGGGCGCCCGTCGCCCGATGATGTCTGCACACCCACAGGAGTTTTGAGACGCATGTCTTCTGAGCACACCCCGGCGCGTATCGCCATTGTTATGGGTTCCAAAAGTGACTGGGCCACCATGCAGTTCGCCGCTGAAATCCTTACCGCCCTGAATGTCCCTCACCATGTTGAAGTCGTCTCCGCCCACCGCACGCCGGATAAGCTTTTCAGCTTCGCCGAGCAGGCCGAAGCCAATGGCTACCAGGTGATCATCGCCGGAGCCGGTGGCGCAGCGCACCTGCCGGGTATGCTGGCCGCGAAAACCCTCGTCCCGGTGCTGGGTGTGCCGGTCCAAAGCGCTGCTCTTAGCGGCGTGGACAGCCTTTATTCTATCGTCCAGATGCCGCGCGGCATTCCGGTCGGCACGCTGGCCATCGGTAAAGCCGGAGCCGCCAACGCCGCCCTGCTGGCCGCGCAGATCCTGGCCCTGCATGACGCAGACCTGAGCCAGCGCCTGGCGACCTGGCGTCAAACCCAGACCGACGAAGTGCTCGATAATCCGGACCCACGGAGTGAAGCATGAAACGCGTTTGTGTCTTAGGTAACGGCCAACTGGGGCGCATGCTCCGCCAGGCCGGTGAGCCACTGGGCATCGCCGTTTACCCTGTCGGGCTGGACGCCGAGCCGGAAGCCGTGCCGTTCGCCCAGAGCGTGATCACCGCCGAGATTGAACGCTGGCCGGAAACCGCCCTGACCCGTGAACTGGCGCGCCATAACGCCTTCGTTAACCGCGATATCTTCCCGATCATCGCCGACCGCCTGACGCAAAAGCAGCTGTTCGATAAGCTCGGCCTGGCCACCGCGCCGTGGCAGTTGCTCTCCGGCAGCCACGAATGGCAGGACGTGTTCAGTAAGCTGGGCTCTCTGGCTATCGTGAAGCGCCGCGTGGGCGGCTACGATGGCCGCGGCCAGTGGCGCTTACGTGCCGATGAAACCGACCAGCTGCCGGCAGAGTGCTACGGCGAATGCATCGTCGAGCAGGGCATTAACTTCTCCGGCGAAGTTTCTCTGGTAGGCGCGCGCGGCCACGACGGCAGCACGGTGTTCTACCCGCTAACTCACAACCTGCACCAGGACGGCATTCTGCGCACCAGCGTTGCCTTCCCACAGGCTAACGCCGAACAGCAGCGCCAGGCCGAAACCATGCTCACCGCCATCATGCACGAGCTGGGCTACGTCGGCGTGATGGCGATGGAGTGTTTCGTCACGCCAGCCGGCCTGCTGATCAACGAGCTGGCCCCGCGCGTACACAACAGCGGGCACTGGACGCAAAACGGCGCTTCAATCAGCCAGTTCGAGCTGCACCTGCGCGCCATCGTGGATTTGCCGCTGCCGCAGCCTGTCGTTAATGCCCCGTCGGTGATGGTGAACCTGATCGGCACCGACCTGAACTATGCCTGGCTGAAGCTCCCGCTGGTGCACCTGCACTGGTACGACAAAGAAGTTCGTCCGGGCCGCAAAGTCGGGCATCTCAACCTGAACGACAGCGATACCGGCCGCCTGAGCGCCTCGCTGGAAGCCCTGGTTCCCCTGCTCCCGGCCGAATACGCCAGCGGCATTGCCTGGGCGCAGAGCAAACTGGTGAAGTAAAACCGCACCTCGTCTGACCCTCTGTTTGACTTTAGAGGGTCAGACCATTTTCCCCCTTCCCCTTTCCTTTGCCCGACCAGAAGCGCACAATTCCCCCGTTTCGCCGCTTCAGACTAAGGTTATGCCATGGAAAAACGCCCCAATACGCAGGACTACGACCGCCTGCTGCTCAACGACATTCCGCTGATTGACGTTCGTGCCCCGGTAGAGTTCGCTCAGGGAGCGATGCCCGCTGCCCATAACTTACCGCTGATGCTGGACGATGAACGCGCGCAGGTCGGGACGTGCTATAAGCAGCAGGGTCAACAGGCCGCCATCGAACTGGGGCACCGGCTGGTCAGCGGCGAGCGAAAAGCCAGCCGAGTCGAACGCTGGCTGGAAAGCTGCCGCCAGCAGCCCGAGGGCTATTTATGCTGCGCCAGAGGTGGAATGCGCAGCCACATCGTGCAGCAGTGGCTGCGGGAAAATGGCCTCGAGTACCCGCTGGTCACCGGCGGCTACAAAGCCCTGCGCCAGCATGCCATGCAGGTAATCGACACCCGTTCTCAGTGGCCGATGGTTATCGTCAGCGGCAACACCGGCTGTGGCAAAACCATTCTGATCCGTTCGCTGCCGACGGGCGTTGACCTTGAAGGCCTTGCGCACCACCGCGGCTCGTCGTTTGGCCGCACGATTGTCGCCCAGCCTTCTCAGGCCAGCTTCGAAAACAATCTCGCCGTCACCCTGCTCAAAATCAGCCCGACCGAATCAAAAACGCTGGTTGTGGAAGATGAGGGCCGGATGATTGGCTCCCGCCATATTCCCGAAGCCTTCAGAGAACAGATGCTGCGCTCGCCGATTGTGGCCATTGACGATCCGTTCGAGCTGCGGCTGGAGAGGCTCAAAAACGAATACTTCCGGCAGATGAGCGAGGCGTTTTTATCCGTCAGCGAGGAAGAAACCGCGTGGCGCGATTACGCCGAGTATCTGCACCACGGCCTGTTTGCCATCCGCCGCCGCCTGGGCATGGAACGCTTCCAGCAGTTCACCGCCAGGCTGGACGAGGCCTTGTTAACCCAGCGGAAAACCGGCTCCTGCGAAGGCCATCTGGCCTGGCTGTCGCCGCTGCTGAAAGAGTATTACGACCCGATGTACCGCTATCAGCTCAGCCAGAAGGCCGACCAGATCGTCTTCCGGGGGGATTACCGGCAGGTCGAAGCCTGGCTGCGCAGCGTTAACGAGTAGTCGATTTTTCCCCGGCGGCGAGCGTCAACCCGAGTCCGGTCACCGCCAGTCCAACCAATGGAATGCCCACCGCCCACGGTAAAGTAAACGCCAGCGCGAACAGTGCCGTGCCGGTGGCTGGCCCCACCGAGCCCTGCAGATCGCTCACCACCGAAAGTGCCGCCATATAGGTCGCACGCAGCCGCGCCGGGGCTAACTTGTTCACCGCTGTCGGGATTAGCGGGCCGGTCATCATCTGAGACAGCGAATAGAGGCAGACCGCCATCACCAGCGTCACGACGTGTGGATGCGCCAATAGCAAAACAAAGCCGGTGATCAGCGCCAAACCCGCGCCGAGCGTGATAAACAAGGCAGAACGTCGGGCAAACAGTTTCGTTAAGGCCAACTGGCCGACCGTATTGATCCCTGCGCCGAACGCGAACAGATAGCCGATGCTGGCGGCGCTCATCCCCATCTGATTGCTGGCGTACAGCGGCATAACGGCCTCCACCCAGCTCCCGGCGACGCCCAGCAGCAGCACCCAAATCAGCAGCCCGGCCAGGCGGCGATCCCGGAACGCTGGCAGCAGCGCGCTGAGCCCCTCTTCATCATCGGCCTCATCGTCCACTCCAGCGGCCAACGGACGCGTTTCCCCCAGAGAGATCGTCAGCATCAGGCCACCGATCACCATCACCGAACCTCCGGCCAGAAAGACGTAGCCCAACCCCTTTTGCACCAGCACCGTGCCCAGCAGCGGCCCGGCTATAGCGCCCGCCCCAGAACACACGCGCATGATGCTGAACTGGCGGCGATGTTCCGAGGCTGGCGTGGCGTCCGCCACAACGGTATAGATGGTCGGGTGCAGCACGGATTCAAACAGGCCAATAACGATCAGCACAGCGGCGGCAGCAAAAACCCCGTGCGCAAAGAACAGCGCGATAAAGCCCGCCCCGACGCCGGTCGCCGAAATAATCAAGACGGGCCTTCTGCCCACGCGATCGGCAATGCCGCCGATAAACGGCGCGGCCAGTAGCTCGCCCCCGGCATAGCAGCCGAATAACAGGCCAATAAACTCCACCGGGATAGCGGCAGACTGCTGCGCCCACAGCGGGAAAAAGGGCACAATCGCGCCGTCGACCAGGCCGACGATGAAATAGAGGATAAAGCCCAGAACGTGGGGCTTGCGGTACGAAACAAGGGGAGATGCAAACAGTGCCATGATATTACCCAAGTACAATTACCCCGAATGCCGGGGAGAATATGTACGTTGGATAACGTTAACGTTTACGACTTGCGAGAAGCTGGCCCGATACTAGCCAATCCCCGGGGAAAGGGCAACTGTGAGATTTGGGGGCTGGTGGTGGGTGGGGGATTTGGGGTAGTTTTGGGTTTGAGGATTTTTGCTGGGGCATACTCTCTAGAAGATATTTTCTTTTGGGGCTGGGGTATGACTGCTTAGTGCCAAATGCGGACCTTATTGCAGACAGGTTGTATTGAGTTACGTTGAGCAGGTCAATTTAGATTTCGAGAACCGTTAGACGCTAAGCATCACACATCCCATTTTTTACTTTCAGCCCATGCTGTTTTCCAGCACTCCCATGCATTG
It includes:
- the lpxH gene encoding UDP-2,3-diacylglucosamine diphosphatase, translated to MSTLFIADLHLCPEEPAIVAGFLRFLSGEARQADALYILGDLFEAWIGDDAPEPLYQQIAAAIKAVVDTGIPCYFIHGNRDFLLGKRYAKASGMTLLPEEKLIDVYGRNILIMHGDTLCTDDEGYQAFRRKVHQPWLQKLYLALPLFIRQRIADRMRADSQAANNMKSLEIMDVNPQAVVDTLTRHNVQWLIHGHTHRPAIHELEANGQPAFRCVLGAWHREGSMIKVTPENVELIHFPF
- the purE gene encoding 5-(carboxyamino)imidazole ribonucleotide mutase, which gives rise to MSSEHTPARIAIVMGSKSDWATMQFAAEILTALNVPHHVEVVSAHRTPDKLFSFAEQAEANGYQVIIAGAGGAAHLPGMLAAKTLVPVLGVPVQSAALSGVDSLYSIVQMPRGIPVGTLAIGKAGAANAALLAAQILALHDADLSQRLATWRQTQTDEVLDNPDPRSEA
- the purK gene encoding 5-(carboxyamino)imidazole ribonucleotide synthase → MKRVCVLGNGQLGRMLRQAGEPLGIAVYPVGLDAEPEAVPFAQSVITAEIERWPETALTRELARHNAFVNRDIFPIIADRLTQKQLFDKLGLATAPWQLLSGSHEWQDVFSKLGSLAIVKRRVGGYDGRGQWRLRADETDQLPAECYGECIVEQGINFSGEVSLVGARGHDGSTVFYPLTHNLHQDGILRTSVAFPQANAEQQRQAETMLTAIMHELGYVGVMAMECFVTPAGLLINELAPRVHNSGHWTQNGASISQFELHLRAIVDLPLPQPVVNAPSVMVNLIGTDLNYAWLKLPLVHLHWYDKEVRPGRKVGHLNLNDSDTGRLSASLEALVPLLPAEYASGIAWAQSKLVK
- the mnmH gene encoding tRNA 2-selenouridine(34) synthase MnmH; amino-acid sequence: MEKRPNTQDYDRLLLNDIPLIDVRAPVEFAQGAMPAAHNLPLMLDDERAQVGTCYKQQGQQAAIELGHRLVSGERKASRVERWLESCRQQPEGYLCCARGGMRSHIVQQWLRENGLEYPLVTGGYKALRQHAMQVIDTRSQWPMVIVSGNTGCGKTILIRSLPTGVDLEGLAHHRGSSFGRTIVAQPSQASFENNLAVTLLKISPTESKTLVVEDEGRMIGSRHIPEAFREQMLRSPIVAIDDPFELRLERLKNEYFRQMSEAFLSVSEEETAWRDYAEYLHHGLFAIRRRLGMERFQQFTARLDEALLTQRKTGSCEGHLAWLSPLLKEYYDPMYRYQLSQKADQIVFRGDYRQVEAWLRSVNE
- a CDS encoding MFS transporter encodes the protein MALFASPLVSYRKPHVLGFILYFIVGLVDGAIVPFFPLWAQQSAAIPVEFIGLLFGCYAGGELLAAPFIGGIADRVGRRPVLIISATGVGAGFIALFFAHGVFAAAAVLIVIGLFESVLHPTIYTVVADATPASEHRRQFSIMRVCSGAGAIAGPLLGTVLVQKGLGYVFLAGGSVMVIGGLMLTISLGETRPLAAGVDDEADDEEGLSALLPAFRDRRLAGLLIWVLLLGVAGSWVEAVMPLYASNQMGMSAASIGYLFAFGAGINTVGQLALTKLFARRSALFITLGAGLALITGFVLLLAHPHVVTLVMAVCLYSLSQMMTGPLIPTAVNKLAPARLRATYMAALSVVSDLQGSVGPATGTALFALAFTLPWAVGIPLVGLAVTGLGLTLAAGEKSTTR